The proteins below are encoded in one region of Methanoculleus taiwanensis:
- a CDS encoding antibiotic biosynthesis monooxygenase family protein codes for MSVWKFKSGRRESAFNAIEQIKANAQKTDGFMGHLFLMPQENPDSMTAISLWENEEAARSSMQGLFQEASRDLTEYISSPPEVTTYRVYSANVSDVRPQMAQPV; via the coding sequence ATGTCAGTATGGAAGTTCAAGAGCGGTCGGCGTGAGAGCGCTTTTAACGCAATCGAACAGATTAAGGCGAACGCACAGAAAACAGACGGCTTTATGGGGCACCTCTTCCTGATGCCGCAGGAGAACCCGGACTCCATGACCGCCATCAGCCTCTGGGAGAACGAAGAGGCGGCGAGGTCCTCCATGCAGGGACTCTTCCAGGAGGCCTCCCGCGATCTTACGGAATACATCTCGTCTCCGCCTGAGGTTACGACGTACCGGGTGTACTCGGCCAATGTCTCGGACGTGAGACCGCAGATGGCACAACCGGTGTAA
- a CDS encoding transposase — protein MNGNKLSALVDRNGLPLACTIPPANVHDSRLYEPTLEAFAIPGTEEQPMIISADAAHDARKIRQYNRNRGIRSNIPVNRRSWIHPKRGRPFWFDPELYKKRSAIERFFSWIEAFKKVTPRYERYEHSFLGLIRLACAMMIWRILG, from the coding sequence GTGAACGGGAACAAGCTGAGTGCTCTGGTCGATCGAAATGGTCTCCCCCTTGCCTGCACGATTCCACCCGCCAATGTCCATGACTCCCGGCTCTATGAACCAACCCTCGAAGCATTTGCGATTCCCGGGACGGAGGAGCAACCAATGATCATCTCGGCAGATGCGGCTCATGATGCCCGGAAGATTCGTCAGTACAACCGGAACCGGGGAATCAGGAGCAATATCCCCGTCAACCGGAGATCCTGGATACACCCGAAGCGAGGAAGGCCATTCTGGTTCGATCCGGAACTTTACAAAAAGCGCAGCGCCATCGAACGATTCTTCAGCTGGATTGAGGCGTTCAAAAAGGTTACTCCCCGATATGAGCGCTATGAACACTCATTCCTCGGGCTAATCCGCCTGGCATGTGCCATGATGATCTGGAGAATTCTGGGATGA
- a CDS encoding HNH endonuclease, which translates to MILHDPVPRNDRIVGAYITETVAREILERQGYACAACGTAVTADGAHFDHIVPVILGGQHTARNMHALCLLCHHRMMLLQRDWFARRSDEEPKA; encoded by the coding sequence ATGATCCTGCACGATCCCGTTCCGCGAAATGACCGGATAGTCGGTGCGTATATCACCGAGACCGTCGCCCGCGAGATACTCGAGAGGCAGGGGTATGCCTGCGCCGCCTGCGGGACGGCGGTTACGGCGGATGGGGCGCACTTCGATCACATCGTACCCGTTATTCTGGGAGGACAGCACACGGCCCGGAACATGCACGCGCTCTGTCTCCTCTGCCATCACCGGATGATGCTCCTCCAGCGGGACTGGTTCGCCCGTCGGAGTGACGAAGAGCCAAAGGCATAA
- a CDS encoding transposase codes for MAFREIDGDLWEVIRKYLPPTKPHIGRPRRDPRGLINGILYVLTTGCTWRDVPEKYGTKSTVHRYHLELCEKGVYQAIFLDLLQSGYEIRKVDLTHCSTDTKDIAAKKGDQPAMMAIRR; via the coding sequence ATGGCCTTCCGGGAAATTGACGGTGATCTCTGGGAAGTCATCCGGAAATACCTTCCTCCAACGAAGCCGCACATCGGCCGACCACGGCGTGACCCCCGCGGGCTGATCAACGGTATCCTGTACGTCCTGACCACCGGCTGCACTTGGCGCGACGTACCGGAGAAATACGGCACGAAATCGACAGTTCATCGGTACCACCTCGAACTCTGCGAGAAGGGGGTGTACCAGGCGATCTTCCTCGACCTTCTCCAGTCGGGGTATGAGATCCGAAAGGTCGATCTCACGCATTGTTCCACCGATACCAAGGATATCGCGGCTAAAAAGGGGGATCAACCGGCTATGATGGCTATAAGAAGGTGA
- a CDS encoding DUF2117 domain-containing protein yields the protein MNRQKHTGTPASDTVMVVHGPEAFDSGDAGWLADLVRPRGILVAGVMGRCAAEASGRPVRCTDTRPSIVLAAEQGRAFLVNRGKTPASGRIFGELVAGRLPEGRGLVHVECSNRTIFVWNEGDRRLAGDLADLTGFPIVEAAGSAGTKGEGRTIRGCIPGEAVFVNGVVIGTATAETVVLASGSGTIEAIAGIDLKQHGVEKLLRGGVPDLAAAWCKSGRVRSAVPRHAGRARETGRIAVIDHAGHTLYREIAEGVAGVLSIGDDTTAVCGHICAHHGIPVFGVIDGDGDDIIQAGYAPGSVVVETAGERDDDLGCEIAASLGEEPVSWEEWVAGTLEHLGGRVRITVDRRGGNGAVR from the coding sequence ATGAACCGGCAGAAACACACAGGAACACCGGCATCGGACACGGTCATGGTCGTGCACGGCCCGGAAGCCTTCGATAGCGGCGACGCCGGATGGCTCGCAGATCTCGTACGGCCTCGCGGGATTCTGGTCGCCGGGGTGATGGGCCGGTGTGCGGCAGAGGCCTCGGGTCGCCCCGTCCGGTGCACCGACACACGGCCGAGCATCGTGCTCGCCGCCGAGCAGGGGCGGGCGTTCCTCGTCAACCGCGGGAAGACACCAGCGTCCGGACGGATATTCGGCGAGCTTGTCGCAGGCCGCCTGCCGGAAGGGCGCGGTCTCGTCCATGTCGAATGCTCAAACCGGACGATCTTCGTCTGGAACGAAGGTGACCGCCGGCTTGCCGGAGACCTCGCCGACCTGACCGGGTTTCCGATCGTGGAAGCAGCCGGATCTGCCGGGACGAAAGGAGAGGGGCGCACCATCCGGGGGTGCATTCCGGGTGAGGCCGTCTTCGTCAACGGGGTTGTTATCGGGACGGCGACCGCAGAGACGGTGGTGCTGGCATCCGGGAGCGGCACCATCGAAGCGATCGCCGGGATCGACCTCAAGCAGCACGGCGTCGAGAAACTGCTCCGGGGAGGAGTCCCCGACCTTGCCGCCGCCTGGTGCAAGAGCGGCCGTGTCCGGTCGGCAGTGCCCAGGCATGCCGGACGGGCACGCGAGACGGGACGGATCGCTGTGATCGATCACGCCGGCCATACGCTCTACCGCGAGATAGCGGAGGGCGTCGCCGGTGTGCTCAGTATCGGCGACGACACCACCGCCGTCTGCGGGCATATCTGCGCCCACCATGGCATCCCCGTCTTCGGCGTCATCGACGGCGACGGCGACGATATCATCCAGGCCGGGTATGCACCAGGCTCGGTCGTGGTGGAGACAGCAGGAGAACGCGACGACGATCTCGGGTGCGAGATCGCTGCATCACTCGGTGAGGAGCCTGTATCCTGGGAGGAGTGGGTCGCAGGAACACTCGAACATCTCGGCGGGCGGGTGCGGATAACGGTCGACAGGCGGGGAGGAAACGGTGCGGTGCGCTGA
- a CDS encoding YgiQ family radical SAM protein produces the protein MSVNERGSPGVGEFDVVIVSGDAYVDHPSFGAALLGRVLTDAGYSVGIIAQPDWTGESDFTRLGRPRLFFAVSAGNVDSMVNHFTPNLKRRKSDVYSPGGRPRRPDRATIVYTNRLHALFPDTPIVVGGIEASLRRFAHYDYWSDSVRQSILADAPADLLVYGMGERQVTEIARRLRAGEAISDLTDIRGTAYRTEVRAWREADHDPFVVLPGYTEVKEDRYAYARAFAAHYREQDPVRGRPVAQPHPKTVVIQNPPALPLTSAELDRIYELPYSREAHPSYAEPVPALEPVRWSVTSHRGCFGSCSFCALTHHQGRIIQSRSIESVVREVERITKMRGFRGVIQDVGGPTANMYGMACSRWEEQGACIDRRCDSSCPTLAADAARYRDLLRRLREIPGVKRVFIGSGIRYDLLPAEDDTFLDELSEYHISGHLKVAPEHVAEKVTDLMHKPRKEVFESFRKRFESRQAGKQKRQYLVPYFISGHPGCSVQDMVELAEYIRETGLYTEQVQDFTPTPMSLSTAMYHTGLDPFTLQPVHVPKGREKRIQRALLQYRDPKNYGLVCEGLRSIGREDLIGSGWTCLAGRNRDGPASSGRKKRQ, from the coding sequence ATGTCGGTGAACGAGCGGGGCTCACCCGGCGTCGGTGAGTTCGATGTCGTCATCGTCTCCGGAGATGCCTACGTCGATCACCCCTCGTTCGGAGCGGCGCTCCTCGGGAGAGTGCTCACAGACGCCGGCTATTCGGTCGGGATCATCGCGCAGCCCGACTGGACAGGGGAGAGCGACTTTACGAGGCTCGGGAGACCCCGCCTCTTCTTCGCCGTCTCGGCCGGGAACGTCGACTCAATGGTGAACCACTTCACCCCGAACCTGAAACGGAGGAAGAGCGACGTCTACTCACCGGGCGGGAGACCGCGGCGGCCCGACCGGGCAACGATCGTCTACACAAACCGGCTCCACGCCCTCTTCCCGGACACCCCGATCGTCGTCGGCGGCATCGAGGCGAGCCTCCGCAGGTTCGCCCACTACGACTACTGGTCGGACTCTGTCCGGCAGTCCATCCTCGCCGACGCTCCCGCAGATCTCCTCGTCTACGGCATGGGCGAGCGGCAGGTCACGGAGATAGCACGCCGCCTCCGTGCCGGAGAAGCAATCTCCGACCTCACCGATATCCGCGGCACCGCCTACCGGACGGAAGTCCGGGCGTGGAGGGAGGCCGACCACGACCCGTTCGTCGTCCTGCCGGGATACACCGAGGTCAAAGAGGACAGGTATGCCTATGCACGGGCGTTCGCCGCCCACTACCGGGAGCAGGATCCCGTCCGCGGCCGACCGGTCGCACAGCCGCACCCGAAGACTGTGGTCATCCAGAACCCGCCGGCACTCCCCCTCACCAGCGCCGAGCTCGACCGTATCTACGAGCTCCCGTATAGTCGGGAGGCCCATCCCTCCTACGCCGAACCCGTGCCGGCACTCGAACCGGTCCGGTGGTCGGTGACCAGCCACCGGGGATGCTTCGGTTCCTGCTCGTTCTGCGCCCTCACCCACCATCAGGGCAGGATCATCCAGAGCCGGAGTATCGAGTCCGTCGTCCGCGAGGTCGAACGGATAACAAAGATGCGGGGCTTTCGGGGGGTCATCCAGGACGTCGGCGGACCTACCGCCAATATGTACGGCATGGCCTGCAGCCGCTGGGAGGAGCAGGGAGCGTGCATAGATCGGCGCTGTGACTCCTCGTGCCCGACGCTTGCGGCGGACGCTGCCCGGTACCGGGACCTGCTCCGACGGCTCCGTGAGATCCCCGGGGTAAAACGGGTCTTCATCGGGTCGGGGATCCGCTACGACCTTCTCCCGGCGGAGGACGATACGTTCCTCGACGAACTCTCCGAGTATCACATCTCCGGTCACCTGAAGGTCGCACCCGAACATGTCGCGGAGAAGGTGACGGACCTGATGCACAAACCGCGAAAAGAGGTCTTCGAAAGCTTCCGGAAACGGTTCGAAAGCAGGCAGGCGGGAAAGCAGAAGCGGCAGTACCTCGTGCCCTACTTCATCTCGGGCCACCCGGGATGCAGCGTTCAGGATATGGTGGAACTCGCCGAGTACATTCGAGAAACCGGCCTCTACACCGAGCAGGTGCAGGACTTCACCCCGACCCCGATGAGCCTCTCCACCGCGATGTACCACACCGGGCTCGACCCCTTCACCCTGCAGCCCGTCCACGTCCCCAAAGGACGGGAGAAACGGATTCAGCGCGCCCTCCTGCAGTACCGCGATCCGAAGAATTACGGTCTCGTCTGCGAAGGGCTCCGGTCGATCGGGCGGGAGGATCTCATCGGCAGCGGCTGGACCTGCCTTGCCGGGCGGAACCGGGACGGGCCCGCATCGTCAGGCAGAAAGAAAAGGCAGTAG
- a CDS encoding TIGR00266 family protein, producing MRYEITGDNLQMVTLHLGAGESIYAEAGAMVNMSGNMQLTTNMKGGLFKGLKRMVSGESLFVTEFTPQGGEGYVSFAGNIPGKIFPITLKEGEFLAQKDAFLCSEHGIDLDIAFTKKLRSGFFGGEGFVLQRLSGTGSAFLHCCGDVIEMTLAPGEVVKVETGLVVGFEKTVDYSIAMAGGVSTVLFGGEGLFLTTLTGPGKVILQSMDLAKLAAALVPYLPRPDTSGR from the coding sequence ATGCGCTACGAGATAACGGGAGATAATCTCCAGATGGTCACGCTTCACCTCGGGGCGGGCGAGAGTATCTATGCCGAGGCAGGCGCCATGGTGAATATGAGCGGGAACATGCAGCTTACGACCAACATGAAGGGCGGGCTCTTTAAGGGGCTGAAACGCATGGTCAGCGGCGAGAGCCTCTTCGTGACCGAGTTCACCCCGCAGGGCGGCGAAGGCTACGTCTCTTTCGCCGGCAACATTCCCGGCAAGATCTTCCCGATAACCCTGAAGGAGGGCGAGTTCCTCGCCCAGAAAGACGCCTTCCTCTGCTCGGAACACGGGATCGACCTCGATATCGCCTTCACCAAGAAGCTCCGGTCGGGATTCTTCGGCGGAGAAGGATTCGTCCTCCAGCGCCTCTCCGGAACGGGGTCGGCATTTCTCCACTGCTGCGGTGACGTCATCGAGATGACCCTCGCCCCGGGCGAGGTCGTGAAGGTGGAGACCGGGCTCGTTGTGGGATTCGAGAAGACCGTCGATTACAGCATCGCCATGGCCGGCGGTGTATCGACCGTCCTCTTCGGCGGTGAAGGGCTTTTCCTGACCACGCTGACGGGGCCGGGGAAGGTTATCCTGCAGTCGATGGATCTCGCGAAACTCGCCGCCGCGCTGGTGCCCTATCTCCCGAGACCCGACACGTCAGGACGGTGA
- a CDS encoding class I SAM-dependent methyltransferase, which produces MENEIKLFYDLMAERTADEWYGEDILKPTIQDFLSLLPPSPQILDLGCGPGHESMRLSQAGAKVVGVDFSKKCIDIARQHCPQCKFAIEDFRFLDDVYGRFEGVFACASLVHIGPSELGVVLSNIKKVLVDGGYVAIIIVEGEGINEKFSMLDVDGRKLNRTFYLYTQNYLCEEAEKAGLEYVREGYLDEKLRKDGWRNYLFKSR; this is translated from the coding sequence ATGGAGAACGAAATCAAATTATTCTATGATTTAATGGCAGAAAGAACCGCCGATGAATGGTATGGTGAAGATATACTGAAACCAACAATACAAGATTTTCTTTCATTGCTGCCGCCAAGTCCACAAATTCTTGACCTTGGTTGCGGCCCTGGTCATGAAAGCATGAGATTGAGCCAGGCGGGAGCAAAAGTTGTAGGTGTTGATTTCAGTAAAAAATGCATTGATATTGCACGCCAACATTGTCCTCAATGCAAATTTGCAATAGAGGATTTTCGTTTTTTAGATGATGTATATGGAAGGTTTGAAGGAGTTTTTGCCTGTGCATCATTGGTCCATATAGGTCCCAGCGAATTGGGAGTAGTTTTGAGTAATATTAAAAAAGTACTCGTTGATGGTGGCTACGTTGCCATTATTATTGTTGAGGGAGAAGGGATCAATGAAAAATTCAGTATGCTAGATGTCGATGGAAGAAAACTGAATAGAACGTTTTACTTATATACTCAAAATTACCTGTGCGAAGAGGCTGAAAAAGCAGGGTTGGAATATGTTCGTGAAGGTTATCTTGATGAGAAACTAAGAAAAGATGGTTGGCGGAACTATCTGTTTAAATCTAGATGA
- a CDS encoding Nre family DNA repair protein gives MRCAECKGKKGLCGLERCPVISRFHAQLAVKPSDHYMGGAPSVFVGSYGYPNVSGGPLLINDPDTPPVWVDRGLSIDDIVGLRARTIRGTSEVARVVDNMQEIALSSSPLDVEVRFTKPVAVDVRFDGTVAPVGLSGAIRKMDIIDNARVERAVDKITSDTDLPAVDACNLLHESSIDVYRITELLTTGLLGKKRRIVPTRWAITAVDDMVSTGLKKSVTRYPSIEGYRLFDGTLYGNHIVCILAPGDWKYEMIEIWGRRSLWSGETETIAVDGEGQKKTGYSPLAGAYYSARLAVTEYLESIRRSARVIVLRSISSEYWAPLGTWVVREAARAAMKNPAGTYATLDEAVAAASRLLGNARWLPESRLVPELKTQKTLFDF, from the coding sequence GTGCGGTGCGCTGAGTGCAAGGGAAAGAAGGGACTTTGCGGGCTTGAACGCTGCCCGGTCATCAGCCGATTCCATGCCCAGCTCGCGGTGAAACCCTCCGACCACTACATGGGCGGGGCGCCCTCGGTCTTCGTCGGGAGTTACGGCTACCCGAACGTCAGCGGTGGGCCGCTTTTGATCAACGATCCCGACACCCCCCCGGTCTGGGTCGACCGCGGCCTCTCGATAGACGATATCGTCGGCCTGCGAGCCCGGACGATCCGCGGGACGTCGGAGGTTGCGCGGGTCGTCGACAACATGCAGGAGATCGCGCTCTCGAGCAGCCCCCTCGACGTCGAGGTGCGATTCACAAAGCCGGTCGCGGTCGACGTCAGGTTCGACGGAACGGTTGCGCCGGTAGGCCTTTCCGGGGCTATCAGGAAGATGGATATCATCGACAACGCCCGGGTCGAGCGGGCGGTGGATAAGATCACCTCCGACACCGACCTTCCCGCAGTGGATGCCTGCAACCTCCTCCACGAGTCGTCGATCGACGTCTACCGCATCACGGAACTCCTCACGACGGGACTCCTCGGGAAGAAGCGCCGCATCGTTCCCACCCGCTGGGCGATCACGGCGGTCGACGATATGGTCTCGACCGGGCTAAAGAAGAGTGTTACCCGTTACCCGTCGATCGAGGGATACCGGCTCTTCGACGGTACGCTCTACGGGAACCATATCGTCTGCATCCTCGCTCCGGGGGACTGGAAGTACGAGATGATCGAGATCTGGGGGCGCCGGTCACTCTGGTCGGGAGAGACGGAGACGATAGCGGTCGACGGCGAGGGGCAAAAGAAGACGGGCTACTCGCCTCTCGCAGGCGCCTACTACTCGGCCCGCCTGGCGGTGACGGAGTACCTGGAGAGCATCAGGCGTTCGGCACGGGTCATCGTGCTCCGCAGCATCTCGAGCGAATACTGGGCGCCTCTCGGCACCTGGGTGGTCAGGGAGGCGGCGCGGGCCGCGATGAAGAACCCGGCGGGCACCTATGCCACCCTCGACGAAGCGGTCGCGGCTGCCTCCCGCCTCCTCGGGAACGCACGCTGGCTTCCGGAGAGCAGGCTGGTTCCGGAGCTGAAGACGCAGAAAACACTCTTCGACTTTTAA
- a CDS encoding PPC domain-containing DNA-binding protein, whose product MQYSQGHIGRVFTIRFDDGEDLLTELRRFVRAVDVQTGTIQLLGALREGQLVTGPKEPVIPPVPHHENIYGGWELLGFGTVYPGTEGPSIHLHAAAGRGITSLTGCLRNTVGVYLVVEAILTEFIGIQAVRLPDEKTGVSLPVFERTLEPEPPGEPGAEQP is encoded by the coding sequence ATGCAGTATTCGCAGGGCCATATCGGCAGGGTTTTTACAATCCGGTTCGACGACGGAGAGGATCTGCTCACCGAACTCCGGCGCTTCGTCCGGGCGGTGGACGTGCAGACCGGGACTATCCAGCTCCTCGGCGCACTCCGGGAAGGGCAGCTCGTCACGGGGCCGAAAGAGCCGGTTATCCCGCCGGTGCCCCACCACGAGAATATCTACGGCGGTTGGGAACTCCTCGGGTTCGGAACCGTCTACCCGGGCACGGAAGGGCCTTCAATCCACCTCCATGCGGCTGCCGGGAGAGGCATAACGTCGCTGACCGGGTGCCTCCGGAACACCGTCGGCGTATACCTCGTGGTAGAGGCGATCCTCACCGAGTTCATCGGCATACAGGCCGTAAGGCTTCCTGACGAGAAGACCGGGGTTTCTCTGCCGGTCTTCGAACGGACGCTCGAACCGGAGCCGCCCGGAGAACCCGGAGCAGAGCAGCCGTGA
- the serA gene encoding phosphoglycerate dehydrogenase — protein MSYRVLVSDPLADEGLDILREFCNVDVRTDLSEDQLVETIGEYDALLVRSGTEVTARVIDAGAKIRFIGRAGAGVDNIDMDAATRRGIIVANAPEGNTLAATEHTMAMMLSLARNIPQANASLKKKEWKRSKFMGVELNDKTLGIVGFGRIGQEVAKRARALEMKCVAYDPFISKERAAQLGVELLPLDELFRVADVITVHTPLIKETRHVINAKSIATMKDGVRIINCARGGIIDEAALADAVKSGKVAGAALDVFEEEPPTASPLLEIDRVIVTPHLGASTVEAQKNVAISVARQCISVLEGGAAKYVVNAPMVPPEQAEIVEPYARLAEKMGRLLIQLVEGPVESVEIIYGGEIARIPNTKYITRTALKGLLDPILQVPINIVNAEFVTKERGIRMSETTTEEAYGFKNIITITVKTDRMTESVSGNLSGQNKPRIVSIGGYMTDLTPTGHVVISRHTDKPGIIGKVATILGQVNVNIAGMQVGRNKPGEEALMVLTVDSDVPPGAMDEVRAVGGIHTAKHAEI, from the coding sequence GTGAGCTACAGAGTGCTGGTCAGCGATCCGCTGGCAGATGAAGGGCTCGACATTCTGCGGGAATTTTGCAACGTGGATGTCAGAACCGATCTGAGCGAGGATCAGCTCGTCGAAACGATCGGAGAATACGATGCACTTCTCGTGCGCTCCGGTACGGAAGTTACGGCACGCGTCATCGACGCGGGGGCGAAGATCAGGTTCATCGGCCGTGCAGGTGCCGGCGTCGATAATATCGATATGGATGCGGCGACGCGCAGGGGTATCATCGTGGCGAACGCGCCCGAGGGGAACACGCTCGCGGCGACGGAGCACACCATGGCGATGATGCTCTCCCTCGCCCGGAACATCCCCCAGGCGAACGCATCCTTGAAGAAAAAGGAGTGGAAGCGGTCGAAATTCATGGGCGTCGAGCTGAACGACAAGACGCTCGGGATCGTCGGGTTCGGCCGTATCGGCCAGGAAGTGGCGAAGCGTGCACGGGCGCTCGAGATGAAGTGCGTCGCCTACGACCCCTTCATCAGCAAGGAGCGTGCCGCACAACTCGGTGTCGAACTGCTGCCGCTCGACGAGCTCTTCCGGGTGGCCGACGTGATCACGGTGCATACGCCGCTGATCAAAGAGACACGCCACGTCATCAACGCAAAGAGCATCGCCACCATGAAGGACGGCGTGCGGATCATCAACTGCGCCCGCGGCGGTATCATCGACGAAGCAGCCCTTGCCGATGCGGTGAAGAGCGGCAAGGTCGCCGGAGCGGCACTCGACGTCTTCGAGGAAGAGCCGCCGACGGCATCGCCGCTCCTCGAGATCGACCGGGTCATCGTCACGCCGCACCTCGGTGCGAGCACCGTCGAGGCGCAGAAGAACGTGGCCATCTCGGTGGCACGGCAGTGCATCAGCGTCCTCGAAGGCGGCGCTGCCAAGTACGTGGTCAATGCGCCGATGGTGCCGCCGGAGCAGGCGGAGATCGTCGAGCCCTATGCACGGCTTGCGGAGAAGATGGGCAGGCTCTTAATCCAGCTCGTGGAAGGGCCGGTCGAGTCGGTCGAGATCATCTACGGCGGCGAGATCGCCCGGATACCGAACACGAAGTACATCACCCGCACCGCTCTGAAAGGGCTGCTCGACCCGATCCTGCAGGTGCCGATCAACATCGTCAACGCCGAGTTCGTGACGAAAGAGCGCGGGATCCGGATGAGCGAGACCACGACCGAAGAGGCCTACGGGTTTAAGAATATCATCACGATCACCGTGAAGACCGACCGGATGACCGAGTCGGTGAGCGGCAACCTCTCCGGCCAGAACAAACCGCGTATCGTGAGCATCGGCGGATACATGACCGACCTGACACCGACCGGCCACGTCGTCATCTCGCGCCACACCGACAAACCCGGGATTATCGGCAAGGTCGCTACCATCCTCGGGCAGGTGAACGTCAACATTGCGGGGATGCAGGTCGGCAGGAACAAGCCCGGCGAGGAGGCACTGATGGTGCTGACCGTCGACAGCGACGTTCCCCCGGGCGCCATGGACGAGGTCCGCGCGGTCGGCGGTATTCACACCGCGAAGCATGCAGAGATCTAG
- a CDS encoding transposase: protein MNGSASPSATSSRTTRLSSGSRPLVTPSSAPSPPYSPDLNPIEQVWRAIKREVSAMFVRGYEHMIATIARAFEQLAEKKAYWEKLVKMFLSPKYASKMLSQ from the coding sequence ATAAACGGCTCGGCATCGCCCTCGGCAACTTCAAGTCGCACCACGCGACTTTCGTCAGGCAGTAGGCCGCTTGTAACTCCGTCTAGTGCACCTTCCCCGCCATACTCGCCGGATCTCAATCCCATCGAGCAGGTCTGGCGAGCGATCAAGCGGGAGGTCTCGGCAATGTTTGTCAGGGGCTACGAGCACATGATCGCCACGATTGCACGGGCATTTGAGCAACTGGCGGAGAAGAAAGCCTACTGGGAGAAATTGGTGAAGATGTTCTTGAGTCCAAAGTATGCTTCAAAGATGTTGAGTCAGTAA
- a CDS encoding acyltransferase: protein MSAGGAMPGVARIGEIEYLRGFAILAVVAVHVSAFFTEVARFDTLAAVNLGVYIATHFAVPLFLFISGFVLTLRYQGTYPLSRFYKRRFMTIGPPYLLYSGVYILLPALGALYLTGTLQLPSVDTALAAFLTGTGHYHLWFFVLIAQFYLLFPLIFRGYVAVERPGAVLFLLLTLLFVQTLWNVGAHLIGAYAGTVWYSVLIRIFVSHLFWFVLGIATCRHYDTFLEIRRRLPWQAMLGVSVSVTVLLTAMWSIGIAESGSFSTVSPAYFCVYRIAEPLMYLPIFLVLFTAAQRLAPSASRSSTALRSIGEHSYGIYLIHPLVIAILLGVFAELSLGYSSWLFYPVLFVATVAITYGFVRALGALPGSGLALGVRRSDPAAAVGEKRRGSAGGSPEEL from the coding sequence ATGTCTGCCGGAGGAGCCATGCCCGGGGTGGCCAGGATCGGGGAGATCGAGTACCTGCGGGGTTTTGCTATCCTCGCAGTCGTCGCCGTCCACGTCTCCGCCTTCTTCACCGAGGTCGCCCGGTTCGATACTCTTGCGGCTGTGAACCTCGGCGTCTATATCGCCACGCACTTTGCGGTTCCGCTCTTCCTCTTCATATCCGGGTTCGTCCTCACGCTCAGGTACCAGGGCACCTACCCGCTATCCCGTTTCTACAAAAGGCGGTTCATGACGATAGGGCCGCCGTATCTCCTCTACTCCGGCGTATACATTCTTCTCCCTGCTCTCGGCGCCCTCTACCTCACCGGAACATTGCAGCTGCCCTCCGTCGACACAGCCCTGGCTGCCTTCCTGACGGGCACCGGCCACTACCATCTCTGGTTCTTTGTTCTGATCGCCCAGTTTTACCTGCTCTTCCCGCTCATCTTCCGGGGCTATGTCGCCGTCGAGCGACCCGGGGCGGTGTTATTCCTGCTTCTTACGCTGCTCTTCGTGCAGACCCTCTGGAATGTCGGCGCACACCTTATCGGGGCGTATGCAGGAACGGTCTGGTACTCGGTGCTGATACGGATCTTCGTCTCGCACCTTTTCTGGTTCGTCCTCGGTATCGCCACCTGCCGGCATTACGATACGTTCCTCGAGATCAGGCGCCGTCTCCCCTGGCAGGCGATGCTCGGAGTCTCTGTCTCCGTCACGGTCCTTCTCACCGCGATGTGGTCGATCGGGATCGCCGAATCCGGAAGTTTCAGCACCGTCTCACCGGCATACTTCTGTGTCTACAGGATAGCAGAACCGCTCATGTATCTGCCGATCTTTCTCGTTCTCTTCACCGCCGCGCAGCGCCTGGCTCCCTCGGCATCCCGCAGTTCGACCGCTCTTCGCAGCATCGGCGAACACTCCTACGGCATTTACCTCATCCACCCGCTCGTCATCGCGATACTGCTCGGCGTTTTCGCAGAGCTGAGCCTCGGCTACTCCTCGTGGCTCTTCTACCCGGTGCTCTTCGTTGCGACGGTTGCGATAACCTACGGCTTTGTGCGGGCGCTCGGGGCTCTGCCCGGGAGCGGTCTTGCTCTCGGGGTGCGGCGAAGCGATCCGGCGGCGGCTGTGGGCGAAAAGAGGCGTGGCTCCGCAGGCGGTTCACCGGAGGAGCTCTGA